One stretch of Rathayibacter festucae DSM 15932 DNA includes these proteins:
- a CDS encoding pyridoxamine 5'-phosphate oxidase family protein — MDTLDTTDRTRVTRLRDRQVLDRGALDALLDEALIAHVAVVRDGAAIVLPILFARDGDDLLLHGSSGGGLLREAARGSLLTVAVTLVDGLVVARSAFDSSMNYRSAMILGRAEPVEGPGKARALDLLTERLLPGRPAETRPSTAREIAATLVLRLPLAEASLKIRAAGPSDDDAQTPGVWAGTVPLVTRTLPAVRAPGSAPELPASATAFTSTIDSTVPPFR, encoded by the coding sequence ATGGACACCCTCGACACCACCGACCGCACCCGCGTCACCCGGCTCCGCGACCGCCAGGTCCTCGACCGCGGCGCCCTGGACGCCCTGCTCGACGAAGCGCTGATCGCGCACGTCGCCGTCGTCCGCGACGGAGCCGCGATCGTGCTGCCGATCCTCTTCGCCCGCGACGGCGACGACCTCCTCCTGCACGGCTCGAGCGGCGGCGGCCTCCTGCGCGAGGCGGCGCGCGGCTCGCTGCTCACCGTCGCCGTGACCCTCGTCGACGGCCTCGTCGTCGCCCGCTCCGCCTTCGACAGCTCGATGAACTACCGCTCCGCGATGATCCTCGGCCGCGCCGAGCCCGTCGAGGGCCCCGGCAAGGCCCGTGCCCTCGACCTGCTGACCGAGCGCCTCCTCCCCGGCCGCCCCGCCGAGACCCGCCCGAGCACCGCCCGCGAGATCGCCGCCACCCTCGTCCTGCGCCTGCCCCTCGCCGAGGCGAGCCTCAAGATCCGCGCCGCCGGCCCCTCCGACGACGACGCTCAGACCCCCGGCGTCTGGGCGGGCACCGTCCCCCTGGTCACCCGCACTCTCCCCGCGGTGCGGGCCCCCGGGTCCGCGCCCGAGCTCCCGGCGTCGGCGACCGCCTTCACCAGCACGATCGACAGCACAGTGCCGCCCTTCCGCTGA